One window of Salegentibacter sp. Hel_I_6 genomic DNA carries:
- a CDS encoding class I SAM-dependent methyltransferase — protein sequence MKCILCEGSTKDFWKSKKRKYVECIHCGCIQLLKEFYISKKAEEARYLAHNNDIENPGYQNFVKPITSRVLKDFSTAKKGLDYGCGTGPVASTLLEKEGYSIALYDPYFYPDAAVLNTEYDYIICCEVMEHFYEPKREFRELAARLNPGGKLYCKTQLYSEDINFDSWYYKNDRTHVIFYTKKSLEWIKDNLGFSGLEIHPDLIVFSK from the coding sequence ATGAAGTGCATTCTTTGCGAAGGCTCTACTAAAGATTTTTGGAAAAGTAAAAAAAGAAAATATGTTGAATGCATCCATTGCGGGTGCATTCAACTTTTAAAGGAATTCTATATTTCCAAAAAAGCAGAAGAGGCACGATACCTGGCGCATAATAACGATATTGAAAATCCCGGATACCAGAATTTTGTTAAGCCGATAACTTCACGGGTTTTAAAAGATTTTTCTACAGCAAAAAAAGGTTTGGATTATGGTTGTGGCACTGGCCCTGTTGCTTCTACCCTATTAGAAAAAGAAGGATATTCCATAGCCCTTTACGATCCCTATTTTTATCCCGATGCAGCAGTACTAAATACCGAATACGATTATATTATTTGCTGCGAAGTAATGGAACATTTCTATGAACCAAAACGAGAATTCAGGGAATTAGCTGCACGATTAAATCCCGGCGGAAAACTCTACTGCAAAACTCAACTTTATTCTGAAGATATTAATTTTGATAGTTGGTACTATAAAAACGATCGTACCCACGTTATTTTCTATACCAAAAAAAGTTTAGAATGGATAAAGGATAATCTAGGATTCTCAGGGTTAGAAATTCATCCAGACCTTATTGTTTTTAGTAAGTAA
- a CDS encoding shikimate dehydrogenase, with the protein MKTFGLLGKNISYSFSKTYFTEKFKKEKIEAEYHNFDLINLKEFRDVIKETPNLQGLNVTIPYKQEIISYLDDLAPEAKEIGAVNTIKVNGNRLIGYNTDYIGFLESLKPFLKPHHKKALILGTGGASKAVAYSLQKLDIVYKFVSRTAGENKWSYEDLSEEIINDHSIIINTTPLGTFPDTEKYPDIPYKYLNEEHLVYDLIYNPNITKLMAMAKKQGATVTNGLKMLELQAESAWKIWNK; encoded by the coding sequence ATGAAAACTTTTGGCCTTTTAGGAAAAAACATCAGCTACTCATTTTCCAAAACTTACTTCACTGAAAAATTTAAGAAAGAAAAGATAGAAGCCGAATATCATAATTTCGATCTAATAAACTTAAAGGAATTTCGGGATGTTATAAAGGAAACACCCAACCTGCAAGGCCTTAATGTTACAATTCCTTATAAACAGGAGATTATTTCTTATTTAGATGATTTGGCTCCTGAGGCAAAAGAAATTGGCGCTGTAAATACAATTAAAGTTAATGGTAATAGGCTTATTGGTTACAATACAGATTACATTGGATTCTTAGAATCTTTAAAACCATTTTTAAAACCACACCACAAAAAAGCTCTTATACTTGGAACAGGTGGCGCTTCAAAAGCAGTCGCATATAGTTTACAAAAACTGGATATAGTCTATAAATTTGTTTCAAGAACTGCAGGTGAAAACAAGTGGAGCTATGAAGATCTTTCAGAAGAAATTATTAATGACCATAGCATCATTATTAACACAACTCCCCTCGGAACCTTCCCTGATACCGAAAAATACCCGGATATTCCGTATAAATACTTAAATGAAGAACACCTTGTTTATGACCTCATTTACAATCCAAATATCACTAAATTAATGGCTATGGCGAAAAAACAGGGAGCAACGGTTACCAACGGTCTTAAAATGCTCGAACTTCAAGCTGAAAGTGCCTGGAAGATCTGGAATAAATAG
- the bshB1 gene encoding bacillithiol biosynthesis deacetylase BshB1: MKLDILAIGSHPDDVELSCSGTIAKEVDRGKKVGILDLTRGELGTRGTAETRDEEAKNAAEILGVSVRENLEFSDGFFENNTAHQLEIIKILRKYRPEIVLCNAIEDRHIDHAKGSKLASDACFLSGLRKIETIYDGKSQEAWRPKHVYHYIQWRNLKPDVVVDISGYIEKKMDAVKAYKTQFFDQNSKEPQTPISSSNFLESITYRARDLGRLINTEHAEGFTVERYPAVDSIFDLI, translated from the coding sequence ATGAAATTAGATATATTGGCTATAGGCTCGCATCCTGATGATGTTGAATTGAGTTGCTCGGGTACTATTGCAAAAGAAGTAGACCGGGGAAAGAAAGTTGGAATTCTTGATCTTACCCGTGGGGAGTTAGGAACACGAGGTACCGCAGAAACCAGGGATGAAGAAGCAAAAAATGCCGCTGAAATTTTGGGTGTTTCTGTAAGAGAAAACCTGGAGTTTAGCGATGGTTTTTTTGAAAACAATACAGCACACCAATTAGAAATTATAAAAATACTGCGAAAGTATCGACCTGAGATCGTGCTGTGTAATGCTATAGAAGATCGCCACATAGATCACGCAAAGGGATCAAAACTGGCAAGTGATGCCTGCTTTTTAAGTGGCTTGCGAAAAATAGAAACTATCTACGATGGGAAGAGTCAGGAAGCCTGGAGACCAAAACACGTTTATCATTATATTCAGTGGAGAAATTTAAAACCCGATGTGGTAGTAGATATTTCTGGATATATAGAGAAAAAAATGGATGCGGTAAAAGCCTATAAAACTCAATTTTTTGATCAGAATAGTAAAGAGCCGCAGACTCCAATCTCCAGTAGTAATTTTCTGGAAAGTATTACCTACAGGGCGAGGGATCTGGGAAGGCTAATTAATACGGAACATGCCGAAGGTTTTACAGTAGAACGATATCCAGCGGTAGATTCCATCTTCGATTTGATTTAG
- a CDS encoding NAD(P)-dependent alcohol dehydrogenase — MSEVKAYGAQSSDADLKSLNIERREITADDVKIEIEYCGVCHSDIHQVRNDWKNSNYPVVPGHEIIGRVTQVGKNVSNFKEGDLVGVGCMVDSCQECDSCKEDLEQFCENGATLTYNSKDKHLGGHTFGGYSEQIVVDKEFVLKVPENIDAKAAAPLLCAGITTWSPLRHWKVKKGDKVGVIGLGGLGHMGVKFAHALGAHVVMITTSPAKSEDAKKLGADEVLISKNKDDMKKQAGSFDFLLNTVPVGHDMNPYVALLKRDATMVLVGAIEPLDPVHGGGLIGGRKRIAGSVIGGIKETQEMLDFCGEHNIVSDIEMIDMQNINEAFNRVVKSDVKYRFVIDMKSLKNQN; from the coding sequence ATGAGTGAAGTAAAAGCATACGGCGCACAATCCAGTGATGCCGATTTAAAGTCCTTGAATATTGAACGCAGGGAAATAACCGCCGACGATGTGAAGATTGAAATAGAATATTGTGGCGTTTGCCATAGTGATATTCATCAGGTTAGAAACGACTGGAAGAATTCAAACTATCCCGTGGTACCAGGTCACGAAATTATAGGTCGCGTAACCCAGGTTGGAAAAAATGTGAGCAATTTTAAGGAAGGAGATCTTGTTGGGGTTGGCTGTATGGTAGATTCCTGCCAGGAATGTGATTCTTGCAAAGAGGATTTAGAGCAATTCTGCGAAAATGGTGCAACGCTAACCTATAACAGTAAAGACAAGCACCTGGGGGGACATACCTTTGGAGGCTATTCTGAACAAATTGTGGTAGATAAAGAATTTGTACTTAAAGTTCCCGAAAACATAGATGCCAAAGCAGCTGCACCTCTTCTTTGTGCAGGGATTACAACCTGGTCGCCGCTACGCCACTGGAAAGTTAAAAAAGGCGATAAAGTTGGTGTTATTGGTCTTGGCGGACTTGGACATATGGGCGTGAAATTTGCCCACGCATTAGGTGCACACGTGGTCATGATCACTACTTCTCCCGCAAAATCTGAAGATGCAAAAAAACTAGGCGCAGATGAAGTATTGATCTCCAAAAACAAAGACGATATGAAAAAGCAAGCCGGATCTTTCGATTTTCTTCTGAATACTGTTCCCGTGGGTCACGATATGAATCCTTACGTGGCTTTGCTAAAAAGAGATGCTACAATGGTGTTGGTAGGCGCAATTGAACCTTTAGATCCCGTTCACGGAGGCGGTTTAATTGGTGGACGTAAAAGAATAGCCGGTTCGGTAATTGGGGGAATTAAAGAAACCCAGGAAATGCTGGATTTTTGTGGCGAACATAATATTGTTTCTGATATTGAGATGATAGATATGCAAAATATCAACGAAGCTTTTAACCGGGTAGTAAAATCTGATGTGAAATACCGATTTGTTATCGATATGAAATCGCTTAAAAACCAGAATTAG
- the mazG gene encoding nucleoside triphosphate pyrophosphohydrolase has product MNSRKEQLEAFDRLLTIMDELREQCPWDRKQTMESLRHLTIEETYELGDAILDNDLEEVRKELGDLLLHLVFYAKIGSETKDFDIADVANGICDKLIDRHPHIYGDVEAADEEEVKRNWENLKLKEGKKSVLEGVPRTLPAVVKASRIQEKVAGVGFDWEKPQQVFEKLQEELGELQHEINTENKDKIEAEFGDVLFSMINYARFLDINPENALERTNKKFITRFQYLESKAKEQNKALKDMTLAEMDVFWNEAKLL; this is encoded by the coding sequence ATGAACTCCAGGAAAGAACAACTAGAAGCATTCGATCGTTTACTGACTATAATGGATGAGCTTAGGGAGCAATGTCCCTGGGATCGTAAACAAACCATGGAATCACTTCGTCATCTTACCATAGAAGAAACTTACGAACTTGGAGATGCGATCTTAGATAATGATTTGGAAGAGGTGCGAAAGGAATTGGGAGATCTGTTATTGCATCTTGTTTTTTATGCAAAGATAGGTAGTGAAACTAAGGATTTTGATATCGCAGATGTGGCTAACGGAATTTGTGATAAGTTAATAGATCGCCACCCACATATTTATGGCGATGTTGAAGCTGCCGATGAAGAAGAAGTAAAAAGAAACTGGGAAAACCTTAAATTAAAAGAAGGTAAGAAGAGTGTTTTGGAAGGCGTGCCGCGTACTTTGCCGGCAGTGGTGAAAGCAAGTAGAATTCAGGAGAAGGTGGCAGGAGTTGGGTTTGATTGGGAAAAACCTCAACAGGTTTTCGAAAAGTTGCAGGAAGAATTAGGAGAATTACAGCACGAAATAAATACCGAGAATAAAGATAAAATAGAAGCCGAATTTGGCGATGTACTTTTCTCTATGATCAATTATGCCCGTTTTCTCGATATAAACCCGGAAAACGCTTTAGAACGCACTAATAAGAAATTTATTACACGTTTTCAGTATCTAGAAAGTAAAGCAAAAGAGCAGAATAAAGCTTTAAAGGATATGACTTTAGCTGAAATGGATGTTTTTTGGAATGAGGCTAAGTTGTTGTAA
- a CDS encoding PLP-dependent aspartate aminotransferase family protein has protein sequence MMKKHPGINTICTHVGELEDKQFKGAVSPLYMATSYAFEDVEVKRYPRYFNTPNQVALAQKMAALEHGEAALIFGSGMAAVSTALMAFAQKGDHVVFQNTLYGGTSNLITEEFEKFGLEFSFTKDSNPESFEAEVKENTKVIYIETPSNPLLTVTDIKAIAEIAKKHKLVSMIDNTFASPVNQNPIDFGIDIVLHSATKYMGGHSDILAGTAIASEEHIDKIFQLAKNFGGSLSDFTVWMLERSLKTMGLRVRAQNENALELARFLEKHEDISRVFYPGLESHPDHELAKSQMKGFGGMMSFELREGLDFDLFQKKLKLIKSSMSLAGVESTILSPSKTSHGLLTPEEREAQGIKDGLMRFSVGIEEKEDLMEDLEQALKEVRG, from the coding sequence ATGATGAAAAAACATCCCGGAATAAATACTATTTGTACGCATGTTGGCGAGCTGGAAGACAAACAATTTAAAGGTGCGGTTTCACCTTTATATATGGCGACTTCTTATGCCTTTGAAGATGTAGAAGTAAAGCGCTATCCAAGATATTTTAATACCCCAAACCAGGTGGCTTTGGCTCAAAAAATGGCAGCTTTAGAACACGGGGAAGCGGCTTTGATATTTGGAAGTGGTATGGCTGCAGTAAGTACGGCTCTTATGGCTTTTGCTCAAAAAGGAGATCATGTGGTTTTTCAGAATACGCTATACGGTGGAACCAGTAATTTAATTACCGAAGAGTTTGAGAAATTCGGGTTGGAATTTTCTTTTACCAAAGACTCTAATCCCGAATCATTTGAAGCAGAAGTAAAAGAAAATACAAAGGTCATTTACATCGAAACACCTTCAAACCCACTGCTTACCGTAACCGATATAAAAGCGATTGCCGAAATTGCTAAAAAGCATAAGCTGGTGAGTATGATAGACAATACTTTTGCTTCCCCGGTAAATCAAAATCCAATAGATTTTGGAATTGATATCGTTTTGCATTCTGCAACAAAATATATGGGTGGGCACAGCGATATTCTTGCGGGAACCGCGATAGCTTCAGAAGAACATATAGATAAGATTTTTCAGTTGGCTAAGAATTTTGGTGGAAGTCTCAGCGATTTCACCGTTTGGATGCTGGAACGCAGCTTAAAAACAATGGGATTAAGAGTTAGAGCACAAAATGAGAATGCGCTGGAATTAGCTCGTTTCCTTGAGAAACACGAAGACATTTCCAGGGTTTTTTACCCGGGACTAGAATCTCATCCAGACCACGAATTGGCGAAATCTCAAATGAAAGGTTTTGGCGGAATGATGTCTTTTGAATTACGTGAGGGATTGGATTTCGACCTTTTTCAGAAAAAATTGAAATTAATAAAATCTTCTATGAGCCTGGCAGGTGTAGAGTCTACAATATTATCGCCTTCAAAAACCTCTCACGGTTTGCTTACTCCTGAAGAACGGGAAGCCCAGGGAATTAAAGATGGATTGATGCGATTTTCTGTAGGAATAGAGGAGAAGGAAGATTTGATGGAAGATTTAGAACAAGCGCTAAAAGAGGTTAGAGGGTAG
- a CDS encoding DUF368 domain-containing protein, protein MQQTRTFTDKVLLVLKGLAMGAANKVPGVSGGVVAFVAGFYEEFIYSLQKVNYKAFKLLINARFRSLYHYTNGKFLSLLILGMLISYFSVSKLLDYLILHYELYVWAAFFGMIVGSIYYISKDFDEWSKRSLVFVFLGIIVGVAISFLEPAKENDNLWFVFFCGIIGVSGMTLPGLSGSFILILLGNYVLLLVDAVNALYDTMADLMLWDLSFLEDPGRIRLLEVLLVFGAGSLAGLVTLSHFLGFVLKHYKKDTFAAIIGFITGSLGVVWPWKEKIFKLDTNGEMILDSQGNGIIDYYDRYFPSFSSAETWLAIFFIFVGILIVLGLAWYEKKNQKPIKQ, encoded by the coding sequence ATGCAGCAAACTAGAACCTTTACAGATAAAGTGCTTTTAGTACTTAAAGGTTTAGCTATGGGAGCGGCTAATAAAGTTCCCGGTGTGTCTGGTGGTGTCGTGGCTTTCGTGGCTGGTTTTTATGAAGAATTTATCTACTCGTTACAAAAGGTAAATTACAAGGCTTTTAAACTGCTTATTAACGCACGTTTTAGAAGTCTATATCATTATACCAACGGAAAATTCCTCAGTTTACTTATCCTGGGAATGCTTATAAGTTATTTTAGTGTATCTAAGTTACTTGATTATTTAATTCTTCATTACGAACTCTACGTCTGGGCGGCCTTTTTTGGGATGATCGTAGGTTCTATTTATTACATCAGTAAAGATTTTGATGAATGGAGTAAACGCTCCCTTGTTTTCGTATTCCTTGGAATTATTGTCGGGGTGGCCATTAGCTTCCTGGAACCGGCAAAAGAAAATGATAATCTTTGGTTTGTATTCTTCTGCGGGATCATAGGTGTTTCAGGAATGACCCTGCCGGGGCTTTCTGGATCTTTTATCCTTATTCTATTAGGAAATTACGTATTGTTATTGGTAGACGCCGTAAATGCCTTGTACGATACCATGGCAGATTTAATGCTTTGGGATTTGAGTTTTTTGGAAGACCCCGGGCGAATTCGTTTACTTGAAGTATTACTTGTATTTGGAGCGGGATCCCTGGCAGGATTAGTTACGCTCTCCCATTTTCTTGGTTTTGTTCTTAAACATTACAAAAAAGATACTTTTGCCGCAATAATTGGCTTTATTACCGGTTCCCTTGGTGTAGTCTGGCCCTGGAAAGAAAAGATCTTTAAATTAGACACAAATGGCGAAATGATCCTGGACAGCCAGGGAAATGGCATTATAGATTATTACGACCGGTATTTTCCCAGCTTCTCTAGTGCAGAAACCTGGCTCGCAATTTTCTTTATCTTTGTTGGTATACTTATCGTGCTGGGACTCGCCTGGTATGAAAAGAAAAACCAAAAACCCATAAAGCAATGA
- a CDS encoding DUF368 domain-containing protein, with translation MQKTFKDHLSITLKGMAMGAADVVPGVSGGTIAFISGIYEELISTISGVNFSLISTWKEKGFKAMWHQLNGPFILALFTGILISVFTLMRVANYLLENHPVLIWSFFFGLVVASIWYVGKQIPKWNLKIIIALIIGAGVAFYIVSLPPMAANDSNLFIFFSGAIAICAMILPGISGAFILVLLGAYKRITEAAHDFDFQTLGIFAVGAVIGLLSFSKILKWLFVHYSSITLAVLTGFIAGSLNKIWPWKHVLESEMYGDKEVVLDEASVLPWNFDGEPQTIYAILLMLAGFFLILGLEFFASKSSKNVDAAN, from the coding sequence ATGCAAAAAACCTTTAAAGACCATCTATCAATTACTTTAAAAGGGATGGCCATGGGCGCGGCAGATGTTGTTCCCGGAGTTTCCGGAGGAACTATTGCCTTTATCTCAGGAATTTATGAAGAGTTAATATCCACCATTAGCGGTGTAAACTTTTCATTAATTAGCACCTGGAAGGAAAAAGGTTTTAAAGCCATGTGGCATCAACTTAACGGGCCATTTATTTTAGCCCTTTTCACAGGAATTCTAATTAGTGTTTTTACATTAATGCGAGTTGCAAATTACTTACTAGAAAATCATCCTGTTTTAATCTGGTCTTTTTTCTTTGGACTTGTAGTTGCAAGTATATGGTATGTAGGTAAACAAATCCCCAAATGGAATTTAAAAATTATAATAGCACTAATTATTGGGGCCGGTGTAGCATTTTATATCGTTTCGCTTCCTCCTATGGCAGCAAACGACAGTAACTTATTCATATTTTTTTCTGGAGCTATCGCAATTTGTGCCATGATACTTCCCGGGATTTCAGGTGCTTTTATCTTAGTGCTTTTGGGAGCCTATAAACGAATAACAGAAGCTGCTCACGACTTTGATTTTCAAACTTTGGGAATATTTGCGGTGGGAGCTGTAATTGGTTTACTAAGTTTTTCTAAGATTTTAAAGTGGTTGTTTGTGCATTACAGCAGTATCACCCTGGCGGTACTTACCGGTTTTATTGCCGGGTCTTTAAATAAGATCTGGCCCTGGAAACATGTTCTTGAATCTGAAATGTATGGTGATAAAGAAGTTGTACTAGATGAAGCTTCAGTTTTACCCTGGAATTTCGATGGCGAACCCCAAACAATATATGCTATTCTTTTAATGCTCGCCGGATTTTTCTTAATATTAGGTCTGGAATTTTTCGCCTCAAAAAGTTCAAAAAACGTAGATGCAGCAAACTAG
- a CDS encoding DUF349 domain-containing protein → MSQQENEKKKEDFSNESNNTPENTQDKKESLEEKNGANAEENSFSPKSETEKPSEEKDPVIEPAETASEITPEEHSLEDAMVAEAGDKKKTSEENKASQEDDDEDDALLEESRKQTQEEEKVATETKAKAKVEEKAAEDDSDDDEEESSEEKGRTSKHHQEHIDDTVAEDSEDQTKAERHDIPKKDYHAMSEEQLVDEFESLLKKEKVQAIKDHVIEIRAEFNAKFNEEEEEKKEEFLADGGNIIDFHYSTPLKKRFNSLYFDYREKRNNYYKQLKQDLNKNLAKRLEIIEELKGLIDVEENINTTYKHFKELQDRWRVAGPIPREKYNDVWNTYHHHVENFYDFLHLNREFRDLDFKHNLDQKLKVIDRAEELAQEGDINRAFRELQMLHKMWKEELGPVAKEFRDDIWDRFSTATKQIHDKRQEYFNTMDERYEENWKAKQVIIEKIKLIADEEYKSHNKWQQKIKDIEALREEFFNAGKVPRSKNEETWTDFKQNVRKFNRNKNAFYKNLKKEQYDNLEKKKELIQIAEDNKDSDDFKSVTPLMKKIQADWKKIGHVPRKDSDKVWKQFKAACNHYFERMHENRDDENKEEFEAFDKKKELLEQVKSVELSGDKKEDLPKIKQFIEDWKNLGRVPHNKRFIEGKFNKALDQLFNKLDVDHTKAEMLKYENKVQALNDADDDKKLRNEHYFLTKKVEETKAEIRQLENNLQFFSNVDEDNPLVQDVHKNIADQKEQLEVWKEKLRKIKSLY, encoded by the coding sequence ATGTCTCAGCAAGAAAATGAAAAAAAGAAAGAAGATTTTTCCAACGAATCTAACAATACTCCTGAAAATACTCAGGATAAAAAAGAGTCGTTAGAAGAGAAGAATGGTGCTAATGCAGAGGAAAATTCATTTTCTCCAAAGTCTGAAACCGAAAAACCTTCAGAAGAGAAAGATCCTGTTATAGAACCGGCAGAGACTGCTTCAGAAATTACACCTGAAGAACACAGCCTGGAAGATGCTATGGTTGCTGAAGCCGGTGATAAAAAGAAAACTTCAGAAGAAAACAAAGCGAGCCAGGAGGATGATGACGAAGATGATGCCCTGCTTGAAGAAAGCAGAAAACAAACCCAGGAAGAAGAAAAAGTAGCTACGGAAACAAAGGCCAAAGCTAAAGTTGAAGAAAAAGCGGCTGAAGATGATTCCGATGATGATGAGGAAGAGAGTTCTGAAGAAAAAGGGCGTACTTCAAAGCACCATCAGGAACATATAGACGATACGGTTGCGGAAGACAGCGAAGATCAAACCAAGGCTGAGCGTCACGATATTCCGAAAAAAGATTACCACGCAATGAGCGAAGAGCAGTTGGTAGATGAATTTGAATCCCTGCTTAAAAAGGAAAAAGTACAGGCTATCAAAGATCACGTCATTGAAATTCGAGCTGAATTTAATGCTAAATTTAATGAAGAGGAAGAAGAGAAAAAAGAAGAGTTTTTAGCAGATGGTGGAAATATAATAGACTTTCATTACTCTACTCCACTTAAAAAACGATTCAATTCTCTTTATTTTGATTATCGTGAAAAACGTAATAATTACTATAAGCAACTAAAACAAGACCTAAATAAAAACCTGGCCAAACGCCTGGAAATTATAGAGGAATTAAAAGGTCTAATTGATGTTGAAGAAAACATAAACACCACCTACAAGCATTTTAAAGAGCTTCAGGATCGCTGGCGTGTTGCAGGACCAATCCCACGCGAGAAATACAATGATGTGTGGAATACCTATCATCATCATGTAGAGAATTTTTACGATTTTCTGCATTTGAATCGCGAATTCCGCGATCTGGATTTCAAACATAATCTTGACCAAAAATTAAAAGTAATTGACCGCGCTGAAGAATTGGCACAGGAAGGTGATATAAACCGTGCTTTTAGGGAGTTACAAATGCTCCACAAAATGTGGAAAGAAGAGCTTGGCCCGGTTGCAAAGGAATTTCGTGATGATATTTGGGACCGTTTTAGCACTGCCACCAAACAAATTCACGATAAACGCCAGGAGTACTTCAATACAATGGATGAGCGTTATGAAGAAAACTGGAAAGCCAAACAGGTTATTATCGAGAAAATTAAATTAATTGCTGATGAAGAATATAAGAGTCATAATAAATGGCAGCAAAAAATTAAAGATATTGAAGCTCTAAGAGAAGAATTTTTTAATGCCGGGAAAGTACCTCGCAGCAAAAATGAAGAAACCTGGACCGATTTTAAACAAAACGTTCGCAAATTTAACCGAAACAAAAACGCTTTCTATAAAAACCTGAAAAAGGAGCAATACGATAATCTTGAGAAAAAGAAGGAATTAATTCAAATTGCCGAGGATAATAAAGACAGTGATGACTTCAAGTCAGTAACGCCTTTAATGAAGAAGATACAAGCCGACTGGAAGAAGATTGGCCATGTTCCAAGAAAAGACAGCGATAAGGTTTGGAAACAGTTTAAAGCAGCTTGCAATCATTATTTTGAACGTATGCACGAAAACCGTGATGACGAAAATAAAGAAGAATTTGAAGCTTTTGACAAGAAGAAAGAATTACTGGAACAGGTGAAATCTGTAGAACTTAGCGGAGATAAAAAAGAAGATTTACCAAAAATCAAACAATTTATTGAAGATTGGAAGAATTTAGGTCGTGTACCTCATAATAAACGTTTTATAGAAGGAAAATTCAATAAGGCTTTAGATCAACTTTTCAATAAGCTGGATGTAGATCACACCAAAGCAGAAATGCTGAAATACGAAAATAAAGTTCAGGCCTTAAATGATGCTGATGACGATAAAAAACTTCGTAACGAACATTATTTCTTAACCAAGAAAGTAGAAGAAACAAAAGCTGAAATTAGACAGCTGGAAAACAATCTACAATTTTTCTCTAATGTAGATGAAGATAATCCTTTAGTACAGGATGTACATAAAAATATAGCCGATCAAAAAGAACAACTTGAAGTTTGGAAAGAAAAGCTGCGTAAAATCAAGTCGCTTTACTAA